A DNA window from Niabella yanshanensis contains the following coding sequences:
- a CDS encoding DUF72 domain-containing protein: protein MKFGQVADPGGINFKLPKDPAATTELLSKAKGKGFEVSVGCAKWNKTDLKGFYPKGVKDELEYYAGQFNSIELNATFYNMPTADQVIKWKEKTPKGFKFFPKLTNSISHVKRLTPDSLPVAETFCNAIANFEEKLGMAFLQLHDKFSPKEFEKLTNFIEHFPKGIPLAVEVRNENWFADPLHWSAFCDLLQKKKMANIIVDTAGRRDMVHMRLTSPEAFIRFVGCNDDAIDKKRLDDWLKRIKKWQEEGLKKLYFFVHQNVELSSPLLSAYFIEKLNKILDLNLHIPQMPDNDKGKGQGKLF from the coding sequence ATGAAATTCGGACAGGTAGCCGACCCCGGCGGTATTAATTTCAAGCTGCCTAAAGACCCAGCAGCTACTACTGAACTATTATCTAAAGCCAAAGGCAAAGGTTTTGAAGTGTCTGTGGGGTGTGCCAAATGGAACAAGACAGATCTAAAAGGCTTTTATCCCAAAGGAGTAAAGGATGAACTGGAATATTATGCGGGACAGTTCAACTCTATTGAGCTGAATGCTACTTTTTACAATATGCCTACGGCAGACCAGGTTATCAAATGGAAGGAGAAAACTCCTAAAGGGTTTAAGTTTTTCCCCAAGCTTACCAACTCAATCAGTCACGTTAAAAGGCTCACTCCTGACAGCCTGCCGGTTGCCGAAACCTTTTGTAATGCCATCGCCAACTTCGAAGAAAAATTAGGGATGGCTTTCCTGCAGCTACATGATAAATTTTCGCCTAAAGAGTTTGAAAAGCTCACTAACTTCATTGAACACTTCCCAAAGGGTATTCCATTGGCTGTCGAAGTCAGGAATGAGAACTGGTTTGCCGATCCCCTGCACTGGTCAGCCTTTTGCGATCTGCTGCAGAAAAAGAAAATGGCCAATATTATTGTAGATACAGCAGGACGAAGAGATATGGTACATATGAGGCTAACCAGCCCCGAGGCCTTCATTCGCTTTGTAGGCTGTAATGATGATGCCATTGATAAAAAGCGTTTGGACGACTGGCTGAAGCGGATTAAAAAATGGCAGGAAGAAGGGTTAAAAAAACTATACTTTTTCGTACACCAGAATGTAGAGCTCTCCTCTCCCCTGCTATCTGCCTATTTTATTGAAAAGCTGAATAAGATCCTGGATCTGAACCTGCACATTCCTCAGATGCCGGATAATGATAAGGGTAAAGGACAGGGGAAGTTGTTCTGA
- a CDS encoding UDP-3-O-(3-hydroxymyristoyl)glucosamine N-acyltransferase produces MKFDHPVLLTEIATLIDAKLLGNKGASATGINEIHVVEEGDLVFVDHPKYYDKCINSSASFIIINKETDFPKGKALLVTDEPFEAYLKIVARYRPFQPSMDVVAASAVVGEGSVIMPNAYLGNNVTVGKNCTIFPNVTILDHCVIGDNVVIQSGTVIGSDAFYYNKKTNRDIHYKKMTSCGRVVIKDGVEIGAGCTVDRGVTGDTIIGEGTKMDNQVHIGHDTVIGKNCLFAAQVGIAGAAVIEDEVILWGQVGISKTLTIGRGAVVNAQSGVPSSLAGGKIYFGYPVGEAREKLKEVAWIKRIPEIWEKVKNIK; encoded by the coding sequence ATGAAGTTTGATCATCCCGTTCTTCTCACGGAAATCGCCACGCTTATTGATGCAAAACTTTTAGGTAATAAGGGTGCCAGTGCTACAGGCATTAATGAAATCCATGTAGTAGAAGAAGGCGACCTGGTATTTGTAGACCATCCCAAGTATTATGATAAATGCATTAACTCGTCCGCCAGTTTTATTATTATAAATAAGGAAACTGATTTTCCCAAAGGCAAAGCTTTATTGGTTACAGACGAGCCTTTTGAAGCATATTTGAAAATAGTAGCCCGTTACCGGCCTTTTCAGCCTTCCATGGATGTAGTGGCGGCATCGGCAGTGGTAGGTGAAGGCTCGGTTATAATGCCTAATGCTTATTTGGGTAACAATGTAACAGTGGGTAAGAACTGTACGATCTTCCCCAACGTAACCATTTTAGATCATTGTGTTATAGGAGATAATGTGGTAATACAAAGCGGCACTGTTATTGGTAGTGATGCATTTTATTATAATAAGAAAACCAATAGAGATATTCACTACAAAAAGATGACGAGTTGCGGGCGGGTGGTCATTAAAGATGGTGTTGAAATAGGTGCCGGTTGTACGGTTGACCGGGGTGTAACCGGTGATACGATTATTGGTGAAGGCACCAAGATGGACAACCAGGTGCATATAGGCCATGATACGGTAATCGGTAAAAATTGCCTGTTCGCTGCTCAGGTAGGTATTGCAGGCGCTGCGGTGATTGAAGATGAAGTAATTCTCTGGGGTCAGGTCGGCATTAGTAAAACACTCACTATTGGACGAGGTGCAGTAGTCAATGCCCAAAGCGGGGTGCCGTCATCTCTGGCCGGGGGTAAAATATACTTTGGATACCCTGTGGGTGAGGCGCGTGAAAAATTAAAAGAAGTAGCCTGGATCAAACGTATTCCCGAAATTTGGGAGAAGGTGAAAAACATTAAATAA
- a CDS encoding YicC/YloC family endoribonuclease, whose product MLKSMTGFGRAEKIIGRKTFLIDIKSLNGKQFDLSLRLPAIVKPFEFDIRKVLAEGLNRGSVDCTISLKDTGDAKPVVINTDLAKAYYHSLVNLSNELGIDTSNILNALIKLPEVITPSSESLSDEDWAQLKLLIGEAITDLNKHRANEGNILREELEKRIDNIARLQTEINPLDTLRQETMREGLVKLLEEKVGKDNYDVNRLEQELIYYIEKIDITEEMVRLDNHCNYFKEILNEDGDSKGKKLSFILQEVGREINTTGSKAYDAAIQKIVVMMKDELEKAKEQVLNVL is encoded by the coding sequence ATGCTCAAATCAATGACAGGCTTTGGCAGGGCGGAAAAAATCATCGGCCGTAAAACTTTTTTGATTGATATAAAATCATTGAACGGAAAGCAGTTTGACTTATCGTTAAGACTGCCTGCTATAGTTAAGCCCTTTGAGTTTGATATACGCAAAGTGTTAGCTGAAGGACTGAACAGGGGTAGCGTAGATTGTACCATTAGCCTGAAAGATACAGGAGATGCCAAGCCTGTTGTTATCAATACCGATCTTGCCAAAGCTTATTACCATTCTTTGGTGAATCTTTCAAATGAACTGGGCATTGATACTTCCAATATCCTGAATGCTTTGATCAAACTACCGGAAGTTATTACCCCCAGCAGTGAATCATTGTCGGATGAAGACTGGGCACAGTTAAAACTGCTCATCGGAGAAGCCATTACTGATTTAAATAAGCACAGGGCCAATGAAGGCAATATCTTAAGAGAGGAATTAGAAAAACGTATTGACAATATTGCCCGCCTGCAAACAGAAATCAACCCTCTTGACACTTTAAGGCAGGAAACCATGCGTGAAGGCCTGGTTAAACTGCTGGAAGAAAAAGTAGGAAAAGATAATTATGATGTAAACCGCCTGGAGCAGGAGCTGATCTATTACATAGAGAAAATAGATATTACTGAAGAAATGGTAAGATTAGATAACCACTGCAATTACTTTAAGGAGATTCTCAACGAAGATGGAGACAGCAAAGGCAAAAAGCTTTCTTTCATTTTACAGGAAGTAGGTCGCGAGATAAACACTACCGGGTCCAAGGCTTATGATGCTGCTATACAAAAAATTGTGGTGATGATGAAAGATGAGCTGGAAAAAGCAAAGGAGCAGGTATTAAACGTATTGTAA
- a CDS encoding gliding motility lipoprotein GldH, with the protein MRYFVIFIFVISVAVSCKHIDVYEKHVDLPRHEWKKNQNAVIRFDIKDSSSHQLYLVVRHTQEYPFNKLLVRLLIQDSAKKTIGSMHLNAPLTNSSGNWAGASMDDIYYSRIKINPPVFLRPGSYRFVLQHAMKEETIPYILNVGIALNQ; encoded by the coding sequence GTGCGTTACTTTGTAATTTTTATTTTCGTTATCTCGGTCGCGGTTTCCTGTAAACATATCGATGTATATGAGAAACACGTAGACCTGCCCCGGCATGAATGGAAAAAAAACCAGAATGCCGTAATCAGGTTTGATATTAAAGACAGTTCCAGCCATCAGCTATACCTTGTAGTAAGACATACGCAGGAATATCCTTTTAATAAACTTTTAGTGCGATTGCTCATACAGGACAGTGCGAAAAAAACTATTGGTTCCATGCACCTTAATGCGCCTTTAACCAATAGCAGCGGCAACTGGGCAGGCGCTTCAATGGATGATATTTACTATAGCAGGATTAAGATCAATCCCCCTGTTTTTCTGCGCCCGGGATCCTACCGATTTGTCTTGCAACATGCCATGAAAGAAGAAACGATTCCTTATATCTTAAATGTGGGTATAGCATTGAACCAATAG
- a CDS encoding sensor histidine kinase, with protein MEEKLKARLKRTTVKFWILLFYIVAALVWWFISLERQSKEMYNYQINHLNTTIDKEKDPVQYQAELKKTKEDYHSNAIKYGGEGIVFLGLIILGATFVYRSMRQQKQIQEQQQNFMMAVTHELKTPIAIAKLNLETLIRHQKLDEQRQKKLIHASLEETKRLDFLTNNILMSSQLEGKWYKMNKEELDFSNLLEARVAEFTQRFPDRMIYSDIKEGIDIEGDPLLLEILVNNLLENALKYSEKDESVKVTLVRNEEDITLQVIDEGPGIAAEERKKIFSKFYRIGNEATRKKKGTGLGLYLCRKIAKDHNADILMTNNNVKGSIFAVRFFL; from the coding sequence ATGGAAGAAAAATTAAAAGCCCGTTTAAAAAGAACTACTGTAAAGTTCTGGATATTGCTGTTTTACATCGTAGCTGCATTAGTATGGTGGTTCATTTCTTTAGAAAGGCAAAGTAAAGAAATGTATAACTACCAGATCAACCACTTAAACACGACCATCGATAAAGAAAAAGACCCAGTCCAATACCAGGCCGAATTGAAAAAAACCAAGGAAGACTATCATAGCAACGCCATTAAATACGGAGGTGAGGGGATTGTGTTTTTAGGCCTGATTATTTTGGGAGCCACTTTTGTATACCGCTCTATGCGCCAGCAAAAGCAGATACAGGAGCAGCAACAGAATTTCATGATGGCGGTTACTCATGAACTGAAAACGCCCATTGCTATCGCCAAACTGAACCTTGAAACACTGATCAGGCATCAAAAGCTGGACGAGCAGAGGCAGAAGAAACTCATTCATGCTTCGCTGGAAGAAACCAAAAGACTCGATTTTTTAACCAACAATATATTAATGTCCTCTCAATTAGAGGGAAAATGGTATAAAATGAACAAGGAGGAGCTCGACTTCTCCAACCTGCTGGAAGCCCGGGTAGCTGAATTCACACAGCGATTTCCAGACCGAATGATATACAGCGACATTAAAGAAGGTATCGATATTGAAGGCGACCCGCTTTTACTGGAAATACTGGTCAATAACCTCCTGGAGAATGCGCTGAAATACTCTGAGAAAGACGAGTCCGTGAAAGTAACTTTAGTTAGAAACGAGGAGGATATTACCTTACAGGTAATTGACGAAGGACCCGGAATTGCAGCTGAAGAGCGGAAAAAGATTTTTTCGAAGTTTTACCGGATTGGCAACGAAGCCACCCGAAAAAAGAAAGGCACGGGCCTGGGTCTCTACCTCTGCCGTAAGATTGCAAAAGATCATAATGCAGACATTTTAATGACAAATAACAATGTAAAGGGAAGTATTTTTGCCGTTAGATTTTTTCTTTGA
- a CDS encoding response regulator transcription factor: MEERAVNILLVEDEESLHETLKLNLELENYQVTSAYDGNEAIKAVKNEYFDLIILDVMLPEVDGIAVAETIRISNNEVPILMLSAKNTSADKVLGLKKGADDYLTKPFNLEELLIRVHKLIEKNLKLQDKSTLGNSYTFGGNVIDFKAQEASTKYAGKVQLSKKEAMLLKLLIENKNEVVTREKILQYVWGYNVYPTTRTIDNFILNFRKYFEKDSRNPKFFHSVRGVGYKYAE; the protein is encoded by the coding sequence ATGGAAGAAAGAGCTGTAAATATACTATTGGTTGAAGATGAAGAGAGCCTTCATGAAACATTAAAGTTAAATCTTGAATTAGAGAACTACCAGGTTACATCGGCCTATGATGGCAATGAAGCAATAAAAGCCGTTAAAAACGAATATTTTGATCTGATCATACTGGATGTAATGCTACCGGAGGTAGATGGCATTGCAGTAGCCGAAACCATTCGCATCAGTAATAACGAAGTACCCATTTTAATGCTCAGCGCTAAAAATACCAGCGCCGACAAAGTATTAGGGTTAAAAAAAGGCGCTGATGATTATTTGACCAAGCCCTTTAACCTTGAAGAGCTTTTGATAAGGGTTCATAAGCTGATTGAAAAGAATTTAAAGCTACAGGATAAAAGTACCCTCGGCAACTCTTATACATTTGGGGGCAACGTGATCGATTTTAAGGCCCAGGAAGCCAGCACTAAATACGCAGGTAAAGTGCAGCTGAGTAAAAAAGAAGCGATGCTCCTGAAGCTGCTGATTGAAAATAAAAACGAAGTAGTTACCCGCGAGAAGATTCTTCAATATGTTTGGGGCTACAACGTTTACCCTACAACGAGAACCATTGACAACTTTATCCTGAACTTCAGGAAATATTTCGAAAAAGACAGCCGTAACCCTAAGTTCTTTCACTCGGTAAGAGGTGTTGGGTACAAGTATGCCGAATAA
- a CDS encoding nitroreductase family protein, with product MKNHIKTAQTEFPVLELIQQRWSPRAFADQPVSETDIHTILEAGSWAASSSNEQPWKYVYAMKGTPGFETLWNCLMEGNQGWTKHAAVLMVAIARKKFTRNGKDNVHAEHDLGMSNASMFLQAVSMDIYPHPMGGFFPDKVQEALSLPDDEKPVCMIAWGYPSNPEMLDEKNKQSEMQPRNRKHFSEFSRKI from the coding sequence ATGAAAAATCATATAAAAACAGCTCAAACCGAATTCCCGGTGCTGGAACTCATACAGCAGCGTTGGAGTCCCCGTGCTTTCGCTGATCAGCCTGTAAGTGAAACGGACATACATACGATATTGGAGGCCGGATCCTGGGCTGCCAGTTCAAGCAATGAACAGCCGTGGAAGTATGTATATGCGATGAAAGGTACACCAGGTTTTGAAACTTTATGGAACTGCCTGATGGAAGGCAACCAGGGCTGGACCAAACATGCAGCAGTCTTAATGGTGGCGATTGCCCGCAAGAAGTTTACAAGAAATGGTAAGGATAATGTTCATGCAGAACATGATCTGGGCATGAGTAATGCCAGCATGTTTTTACAAGCGGTATCTATGGATATTTACCCACACCCAATGGGCGGCTTTTTCCCTGATAAAGTGCAGGAGGCATTATCCTTACCGGATGATGAAAAGCCAGTTTGTATGATTGCGTGGGGATACCCGAGCAACCCTGAAATGCTCGATGAAAAGAACAAACAAAGCGAAATGCAACCGCGAAACAGGAAGCATTTTTCAGAATTCTCCAGGAAAATATAA
- a CDS encoding M12 family metallopeptidase: MKKLNLAVLTAFAVLCFTACQKSDGIDSTPLEEPEAEVMAISPRFANLHVCTELYPEGTVARGATIKTKQWPNGTTLTVSLNGGTAFVRNKVIAFAKQWESYANIKFNFVTNDRKATIRVSFSPGGSWSYIGNDANSIKGGKATMNFGWFDNTTPDEEFSRTTIHEFGHALGMIHEHQHPLADIPWDKPAVYDYYRQTQGWTTQQVDVNLFQKYSTSQTNFSAYDQASIMHYPVEEQLTIGNFSVGWNTVLSSTDKSFIGTVYPK, translated from the coding sequence ATGAAAAAACTTAACCTTGCTGTATTAACAGCGTTCGCCGTGCTATGCTTTACCGCCTGCCAGAAAAGTGACGGGATAGATTCAACACCTTTGGAAGAGCCAGAAGCTGAAGTTATGGCGATCTCACCGCGCTTCGCCAACCTGCATGTTTGCACAGAATTATATCCTGAGGGTACTGTTGCGCGAGGAGCTACCATAAAAACCAAGCAATGGCCCAATGGCACTACACTCACTGTTAGCCTTAACGGAGGTACCGCCTTTGTACGTAACAAGGTAATTGCCTTTGCCAAACAATGGGAGTCTTACGCAAATATTAAATTCAACTTTGTCACCAACGACCGGAAAGCAACGATCAGGGTTAGCTTCTCACCCGGAGGATCCTGGTCCTACATTGGCAACGATGCCAACTCCATAAAAGGAGGCAAAGCCACTATGAACTTTGGCTGGTTTGATAACACCACCCCCGACGAAGAGTTCAGCCGTACTACCATTCACGAATTTGGACATGCATTGGGAATGATTCACGAACACCAACATCCTTTGGCAGATATCCCCTGGGATAAACCTGCCGTATATGACTATTACAGGCAAACGCAGGGATGGACGACGCAACAGGTGGATGTTAATTTGTTTCAAAAATACTCCACATCTCAAACCAACTTCAGTGCTTACGACCAGGCGTCCATTATGCACTACCCGGTCGAAGAGCAATTAACTATTGGTAATTTTTCAGTGGGATGGAATACAGTACTATCGTCAACGGATAAATCTTTTATCGGTACGGTTTATCCAAAATAA